The Pseudomonas sp. Marseille-Q3773 DNA window TTGTCGAAAATCCACGGGATGTTGGCGCCGCAGCGCAGTTCGATTTCCTTGTCGGAATCCTTGAACAGCAGGCGCAGCTCTTTGGCCAATAGGCGTCCGATGGTGCTTTTACCAGCACCCATGGGTCCCACAAGTATCAAATTTCGCACAGAATCAACGACTCACAGCAATCGCCTGGTCACTCATGATACGCGGAGTCAGGAAGACCAGCAGCTCGGATTTTTTCTCTTGTAATGCATCGCGTCGAAACAGCCGCCCAACATACGGCAGATCGCCGAAAAATGGCACCTTGTCGACCACATTGTTTTGCGAAGTCGAGTACACGCCGCCGATCACGATGGTTTCGCCATCCATGACGCGTACCTTGGCATTGACCTCGTTCTTGCGAATCGGCGGCACATTGTTCAGTGCGTTGACGTAATCCGGCTCGTCCTTGGTCACCCTGACGGTCATGATCACCTTGTTGTCCGGGGTGATCTGCGGGGTCACCTCCAGCGACAGCGAGGCTTCGCGGAACGCGACCGAAGTGGCGCCGCTCTTGCTGGTTTCCTGGTATGGCACCTCGGTGCCCTTGAGGATCCTGGCGGTTTCCTTGTCGGCCGTGACCACCTTGGGCTGCGAGATGATCTCACCGTTGCCGCTCTTTTCCATGGCGCTAAGTTCGAGGTCGAGCAGCACACCCCCACGCAGCAGGCCGAGGCCGATGCTGCTGCCGGCACGCTCCAGGCCGAGGTCGACGAACAGGTCTTTGCCCGGTTGCGGGCCCTCCAGGTAAAGCGGCCCGCCCCAGCGCACACCGAGGCTCTTCTCGTAATCAACGTTGGCCTCGACGATACGCGCCTCGATCACCACCTGACGTACCGGCACGTCCAGCTGCGCCACCAGTTGCCGCAATTCGGCAAGGCGCTCGGCCGGCTGGTGCACAACCAGCGTGTTGGTGCGCTCATCGACACTCAGGCTACCGCGCCCGGCGAGAATGCCGTCATCAGCCAGGCTCGCCATCAGTAACTCCGCCAGTTCGGCAGCCTTGGCATGGTGGATGGGCAGCAGCTCCCGGCGCAACGGCTGCAATTGTGCCTCCAATGCCTGTTCCACGCGGGTATCGAGCGATTGCGTGGCAAGCTCGGATGCAGGTGCCACCAGCAATACATTGCCTTCCTGGCGCCGGGCCAGCCCTCTGCTGCGCAGCACCAGATCAAGCGCCTGGTCCCACGGCACATCCTGCAAGCGCAAGGTGACATTGCCCTGTACGGCATCGCTGGCCACCAGGTTGACGCCGGCATAATCTGCCAGCACCTGCAACACCGCGCGGACCTCCACATCCTGGAAGTTCAGCGACAGCGGCTCACCCTGGTACGGCGTGGCCGATGCCAGCCGGGTCGACAGCAGGGCTACCAGCCCCAACTTCATCACTCGTTTCATTCTGATCCGGGGCCTCCTTGCCCAGGCGCTTTGCGAGGGTGAGAAAGGCCGTGCGCTCGCGCCAGCCTCCCGCCATGAACAGCCTTTCGCGCACCTCGACCTGACGCGGGTCGATTTGCGTCACTACGCCTTGGTCACGTCCCACCCGGTCGCCCAGGCGCACACGGTAGAGCCTGCCAGCTACCCTCAGCAGCGCTTCGTGCGTGGCTCCGCGCGACAGGCTGCCGACCATTTCCAACTGCGCCAACGGCACGCTGGCCAGCCCGTCGCTCGGCAGCCGCGACGCCCCTGGGGCGAATGGGTCGATCGCTGGTACAGGCGTAGCAGCCCTGGCCGGCATCCGCGCCAGCACGGCGGGTGCCGGCGTGGGCGCCAGCGCCTGATAGGTATCAACCCGCAACTGAAGGCGCAGCAGGCCAGGCAGGCCATCGGCTGCTGCCAGCCGCAGGTAATCGCCGCGCAACACTCGCGCTTGGCCCAGCCAATCACCCAGCCATTGGCGCAAGGCCGTGTAGCGCCCCACCAGCTGCAGCTCCAGTGGTACCCGGCGAAAGCCGGCCTGTTGTTCGCCTTCCTGTACGACGACCTGCTCGATCAGCAGACCATGGGCCTGCCCCATTGCCGCCAGGCGGTCGAGCAGATCACTCATGCCCTCGCCGGCCGCCAGCTGCCACTGAGCCTCCCCCAAACGTTGCTCGGCAAGCGCCACGGACGCCTGCAGTTGCTCCAGCTCGCCCACCCGCGCAGTACTGGCGGCCTGTTGCCCGGTCAGCTCGGCGTGCCGGGCTGCCTCGTGTGCCTGCTGCTGCAACGGCGCCGGCAGGCGGATCATGCAGCCCAGGCCGAATAGCGCCACGGCCAGCAGTATTGGTGCCAGTTGCCTGAAACGTTTGGTAGGACCGACCGCAGTCAGCCAGGCCAGCAGCTTTGCTGCATTCATGACCAGAACGCCGAAACACGCGCACTCAGTAGAAACTCATCGCCGCCCGGCAGGCTTTTGATGCGCTTGAGTTCCAGGTCGAGCAATGCACTCGAGCGGTCCAGGTCACGCATGAACTGCGCGACCACGGCACCGGACGTGGCCAGCCCGATCACCTGCAGGCGACCGTTTTCAAGGCTGAGATCGAGCAACTGAATGCCTTGGGGCAACGCAGCCTCAAGGTCTGCGAACACGTCAGCGAGTACGTCCTGATCGGCGCGCAAGCTTTCCAGTGACGTCGCGCGGGCGAGCAGGGTTTCATGCCGCTCTCGCACATCGGCCAGCGGCTGCAGTTGTTCATTCAACAGGCCAATGGCTGCCTCGCGCTGGCTGTTGGCCAGGGCCAGCTGCTCGCCGCGTTGGCGGGCCAGCTGATCGACCAGCGTCACCGCACACAGGGCCAACAGTGCGCCAGCGACCAGCTGTCGGCGCAAACGGTGGAGTACGGCCTGGCGCTGCCGTTCGCGCCAGGGCAGCAGGTTCAGCCGCATCATGCCTGCAGCCCGCCAAGTGCCAGGCCGCAAGCCAGGATCATCGAGCCATCGACGTGCTCAAGCCCAGCCAGGCCGGGCAGATGCCGACAAGGCATGTGCAGCCGGGCACTCAGGCCTTGCAGCCAGCCCGGCTCGATCGGGGTGCTACTGGCAAGCCACAGGCACGCGGGCCGGGACCCATCGGCAAGCAGTGCGTGCAGGTACTCGGGCAGCCGCTCCTTCATACCCGCTCCAGCCACTTGCAGGTCCCGGCGCTGGTACAGCCGCCCCGGCTGCCAGTCATAAAGCGTCGCGCCGTGCGCTTCGATACGCAGCAGCGCTGTTGTCTCGGCGTCGCTATCTGGCAACAGGCGGCAAAGGGCAATGCTGTCGACCTCCACGGCCTCCAACTGCAACCCCGCCTCGTCGACGATGGCTTCGAGGGGCGTCATCGCGCTCTGCCGGCATGCAGCCACGATTACCTCGACGCAACCTGGCTGAACGCCGGAGCCCCCGATGACCTGGAAATCCAGGGCCAGGTCTTCCAACGGAAAAGGAAACAACCGCTCTGCGTCAGCCAGCAACTGGACCTCCATTTCTGCCTCATCCTGACCCGCTGGAAGCTGGCACAGCTTGCAAATCACCAAGTTGGCCGGCAGCGCCAGCGCGACCCGGCGCTGCCCCAGGCCGCTGCGGCGCCAGGCACGCCGCAGGGCGGCCACCACCGTCGCGGGCTCTGCCAGCCAGTCTTTGCCAACCGACAGTTCGAACGGCTCCTGCGCAGAGGCATGCACCCGGTAGCGCCGGCCGCGCCGCTGCAGTTGCACGACCCGAACAGTA harbors:
- a CDS encoding PilN domain-containing protein, producing MMRLNLLPWRERQRQAVLHRLRRQLVAGALLALCAVTLVDQLARQRGEQLALANSQREAAIGLLNEQLQPLADVRERHETLLARATSLESLRADQDVLADVFADLEAALPQGIQLLDLSLENGRLQVIGLATSGAVVAQFMRDLDRSSALLDLELKRIKSLPGGDEFLLSARVSAFWS
- a CDS encoding secretin N-terminal domain-containing protein, whose amino-acid sequence is MKRVMKLGLVALLSTRLASATPYQGEPLSLNFQDVEVRAVLQVLADYAGVNLVASDAVQGNVTLRLQDVPWDQALDLVLRSRGLARRQEGNVLLVAPASELATQSLDTRVEQALEAQLQPLRRELLPIHHAKAAELAELLMASLADDGILAGRGSLSVDERTNTLVVHQPAERLAELRQLVAQLDVPVRQVVIEARIVEANVDYEKSLGVRWGGPLYLEGPQPGKDLFVDLGLERAGSSIGLGLLRGGVLLDLELSAMEKSGNGEIISQPKVVTADKETARILKGTEVPYQETSKSGATSVAFREASLSLEVTPQITPDNKVIMTVRVTKDEPDYVNALNNVPPIRKNEVNAKVRVMDGETIVIGGVYSTSQNNVVDKVPFFGDLPYVGRLFRRDALQEKKSELLVFLTPRIMSDQAIAVSR
- a CDS encoding pilus assembly protein PilP, giving the protein MNAAKLLAWLTAVGPTKRFRQLAPILLAVALFGLGCMIRLPAPLQQQAHEAARHAELTGQQAASTARVGELEQLQASVALAEQRLGEAQWQLAAGEGMSDLLDRLAAMGQAHGLLIEQVVVQEGEQQAGFRRVPLELQLVGRYTALRQWLGDWLGQARVLRGDYLRLAAADGLPGLLRLQLRVDTYQALAPTPAPAVLARMPARAATPVPAIDPFAPGASRLPSDGLASVPLAQLEMVGSLSRGATHEALLRVAGRLYRVRLGDRVGRDQGVVTQIDPRQVEVRERLFMAGGWRERTAFLTLAKRLGKEAPDQNETSDEVGAGSPAVDPAGIGHAVPG
- the pilM gene encoding pilus assembly protein PilM yields the protein MLRRFGKDAGSLVGVEIAPDTVRVVQLQRRGRRYRVHASAQEPFELSVGKDWLAEPATVVAALRRAWRRSGLGQRRVALALPANLVICKLCQLPAGQDEAEMEVQLLADAERLFPFPLEDLALDFQVIGGSGVQPGCVEVIVAACRQSAMTPLEAIVDEAGLQLEAVEVDSIALCRLLPDSDAETTALLRIEAHGATLYDWQPGRLYQRRDLQVAGAGMKERLPEYLHALLADGSRPACLWLASSTPIEPGWLQGLSARLHMPCRHLPGLAGLEHVDGSMILACGLALGGLQA